A genomic window from Micromonospora violae includes:
- a CDS encoding radical SAM protein, which produces MASRTDLIEELMSRFPHVPREAVIKEDLLRGGLAFDDAALTDNEHGDVKPKSYFIFSFDHRTLPELGTAALRRPPEEIVLTGGPYELRRTVVSVRTNPSSPYRVGTDSNGQLRLFLDGRPIADVGLPPMPAYYRHTLSNGKSVMEVAPTIQWGYLIYLTAFRVCQYFGAKEECQYCDINHNWRQHKQAGRPYTGVKPVDEVLEALEIIDRHDTERTSQAYTLTGGSITSQVNGLAEADFYGRYAQAIEERFPGRWIGKVVAQALPRADVQRFHDYGIRIYHPNYEVWDKRLFELYCPGKERYVGREEWHRRILDSAEVFGPRNVIPNFVAGVEMAAPHGFTSVDEAIDSTAEGLDYFMSRGITPRFTTWCPEPTTPLGRTNPQGAPLEYHVRLLEVYRATMDAHGLSSPPGYGPAGPGRAVFSVSSFMDTLPPTDS; this is translated from the coding sequence ATGGCGTCGCGCACCGACCTCATCGAAGAGTTGATGAGCCGTTTCCCACACGTGCCGCGGGAAGCCGTCATCAAGGAGGACCTGCTGCGTGGCGGGCTCGCCTTTGACGACGCCGCGCTGACCGACAACGAGCACGGCGACGTCAAGCCGAAGTCGTACTTCATCTTCTCCTTCGACCACCGGACGCTCCCGGAGTTGGGGACGGCCGCGCTGCGCCGGCCACCGGAGGAGATCGTGCTCACCGGTGGCCCGTACGAGCTTCGCCGTACGGTCGTGTCGGTGCGCACCAACCCGAGCTCGCCGTACCGCGTCGGCACCGACAGCAACGGTCAACTGCGCCTGTTCCTGGACGGACGGCCGATCGCCGACGTCGGGCTGCCCCCGATGCCGGCGTATTACCGCCACACGCTCAGCAACGGCAAATCGGTGATGGAGGTCGCCCCGACGATCCAGTGGGGTTATCTCATCTACCTCACCGCGTTCCGGGTCTGCCAGTACTTCGGTGCCAAGGAGGAGTGCCAGTACTGCGACATCAACCACAACTGGCGGCAGCACAAGCAGGCCGGCCGGCCGTACACCGGGGTCAAGCCGGTCGACGAGGTCCTCGAGGCCCTGGAGATCATCGACCGGCACGACACCGAGCGCACGTCACAGGCGTACACGCTGACCGGCGGCAGCATCACCTCGCAGGTCAACGGGCTGGCCGAGGCCGACTTCTACGGCCGGTACGCGCAGGCGATCGAGGAGCGGTTCCCGGGCCGCTGGATCGGTAAGGTCGTGGCCCAGGCGCTGCCCCGCGCCGACGTGCAGCGCTTCCACGACTACGGGATCCGCATCTACCACCCCAACTACGAGGTGTGGGACAAGCGGTTGTTCGAGTTGTACTGCCCGGGCAAGGAGCGCTACGTCGGCCGGGAGGAGTGGCACCGGCGCATCCTCGACTCGGCCGAGGTGTTCGGCCCCCGCAACGTGATTCCGAACTTCGTGGCGGGCGTCGAGATGGCCGCCCCGCACGGCTTCACCAGCGTCGACGAGGCGATCGACTCCACCGCCGAGGGGCTCGACTACTTCATGTCCCGGGGGATCACACCCCGGTTCACCACCTGGTGCCCGGAGCCCACCACCCCGCTCGGCCGGACGAACCCGCAGGGCGCGCCGCTCGAATACCACGTCCGGTTGCTGGAGGTCTACCGGGCGACGATGGACGCGCACGGGCTGTCCAGCCCGCCCGGTTACGGTCCCGCCGGGCCGGGGCGGGCGGTCTTCTCGGTCAGCTCCTTCATGGACACCCTGCCGCCCACGGATTCCTGA
- the sodN gene encoding superoxide dismutase, Ni — protein MHLSRLLRPRTVASAHCDLPCGVYDPAQARIEAESIKAISEKYQASDDPEFRTRALLIKEQRAELVKHHLWVLWTDYFKAPHFEKYPQLHGLFNEATKLAGAGGAKGAADPAVAEQLLGKIEEISKIFWETKQG, from the coding sequence ATGCACCTGTCCCGCCTTCTCCGCCCGCGTACCGTCGCGAGCGCGCACTGCGACCTGCCCTGCGGGGTCTACGACCCGGCGCAGGCCCGCATCGAGGCCGAGTCGATCAAGGCGATCTCGGAGAAGTACCAGGCCAGCGACGATCCGGAGTTTCGCACCCGGGCGCTGCTCATCAAGGAGCAGCGGGCCGAGCTGGTCAAGCACCACCTCTGGGTCCTGTGGACCGACTACTTCAAGGCGCCGCACTTCGAGAAGTACCCCCAGCTGCACGGCCTCTTCAACGAGGCGACCAAGCTGGCAGGTGCCGGCGGCGCGAAGGGCGCCGCGGACCCGGCGGTCGCCGAGCAGCTCCTCGGGAAGATCGAGGAGATCTCGAAGATCTTCTGGGAGACGAAGCAGGGCTGA
- a CDS encoding inositol monophosphatase family protein, with protein MSIADHELAVAAAQAGAAVVRSRYGTALPRVLKTGGDFATAADVEAEQAILGVLAEAHPDDAVVAEESGRTGTGDNGRTWLVDPLCGTLNFAARTMLASVNVALRSGPDVAVAASADPFADEVFWTDGSAAYVRGAGTDERLVPSAESTLVDLNLDPPFPNRDVFLAARMLTDEGFIEQFRPRVVSTSLAVAWVAAGRRAAYVTDRHDLRNSVHFAAGIALCQAAGCVISGLDGEPLRAGGDGLVVAADERTHTALLTLIRKQRS; from the coding sequence ATGTCGATCGCAGATCACGAGTTGGCCGTCGCGGCGGCGCAAGCTGGTGCCGCAGTCGTCCGCTCCCGGTACGGCACCGCACTGCCACGTGTCCTGAAGACCGGCGGCGACTTCGCCACCGCCGCCGACGTCGAGGCCGAGCAGGCCATCCTCGGCGTCCTGGCTGAGGCGCATCCGGACGACGCCGTGGTGGCCGAGGAGAGCGGGCGCACGGGTACGGGCGACAACGGGCGCACCTGGTTAGTCGATCCGCTGTGCGGCACGTTGAACTTCGCCGCGCGGACCATGCTGGCCTCGGTCAACGTCGCTCTGCGCAGCGGGCCGGACGTCGCCGTGGCGGCCTCGGCGGACCCGTTCGCCGATGAGGTGTTCTGGACCGACGGCAGCGCCGCGTACGTCCGGGGTGCGGGGACGGACGAGCGACTCGTACCGTCGGCCGAGTCGACGCTTGTCGACCTCAACCTCGACCCGCCCTTCCCCAACCGGGACGTCTTCCTGGCTGCCCGCATGCTCACGGACGAGGGCTTCATCGAGCAGTTCCGACCCCGGGTGGTCTCCACCAGCCTCGCCGTGGCCTGGGTCGCCGCCGGCCGGCGCGCCGCCTATGTGACGGACCGCCACGACCTGCGCAACAGCGTCCACTTCGCGGCCGGGATCGCGCTCTGCCAGGCGGCCGGCTGTGTGATCAGCGGGCTCGACGGCGAGCCGTTGCGCGCCGGTGGGGACGGTCTCGTGGTGGCCGCGGACGAGCGGACGCACACCGCACTGCTGACCCTCATCCGGAAGCAGCGCTCGTGA
- a CDS encoding iron chaperone, with protein sequence MSTKTSTESDGFTAEERAAMKERAAELRAEGKKGAKKADGLQAVLDRIAQMNPEDRALAERVHVTVTAAAPDLAPKTWYGMPAYANADGKIVVFFQDSGKFNYRYSTLGFQDTANIDDGDFWPVSYALQKWTPAVEKKITELVRAAVS encoded by the coding sequence ATGTCCACGAAGACCAGCACCGAGTCCGACGGCTTCACCGCCGAGGAGCGCGCCGCGATGAAGGAGCGCGCCGCCGAGCTGCGCGCCGAGGGCAAGAAGGGCGCCAAGAAGGCCGACGGGCTCCAGGCGGTCCTCGACCGGATCGCGCAGATGAACCCGGAGGATCGGGCCCTCGCCGAGCGCGTACACGTGACGGTGACCGCCGCCGCCCCGGACCTGGCACCCAAGACCTGGTACGGGATGCCCGCCTACGCGAACGCGGACGGCAAGATCGTGGTCTTCTTCCAGGACTCCGGGAAGTTCAACTACCGGTACTCGACGCTGGGCTTCCAGGACACGGCCAACATCGACGACGGAGACTTCTGGCCGGTGTCGTACGCGCTGCAGAAGTGGACCCCGGCCGTGGAGAAGAAGATCACCGAGCTGGTGCGGGCTGCGGTGTCCTGA